A section of the bacterium genome encodes:
- a CDS encoding virulence RhuM family protein has product MAELFRKDVWTINEHIANIYDEGELMPEATVRKFRTDQNEGNRQVGREIDRYNLDVIISVGLRS; this is encoded by the coding sequence ATGGCGGAGCTGTTCCGAAAGGATGTCTGGACCATTAATGAACACATTGCCAACATTTACGATGAAGGAGAGTTGATGCCGGAGGCAACTGTCCGGAAATTCCGGACAGATCAAAATGAAGGAAACAGGCAGGTGGGCCGGGAGATCGACCGTTACAACCTCGATGTGATCATCTCCGTCGGCCTCCGTTCCTGA